The Solanum lycopersicum chromosome 6, SLM_r2.1 genome has a window encoding:
- the LOC101249653 gene encoding oleosin 1-like, whose protein sequence is MQTQPRHEQHLSRQVAKTTTAVTVGGSLMVLSGLMLAATVIGLAIATPLLVIFSPVLVPAVITIGLILGGFLASGGFGATASFVFYWMYRYVTGKHPIGATKIDYARDKIAHAANDVKEKAEQLGHQAQQQIKS, encoded by the coding sequence atgcaGACTCAACCTCGTCATGAGCAGCACCTTTCTCGTCAGGTGGCCAAGACCACCACTGCTGTCACTGTGGGTGGTTCACTCATGGTGCTTTCTGGGTTAATGCTGGCGGCTACCGTTATCGGTCTAGCTATAGCTACCCCTTTGCTGGTGATTTTTAGCCCTGTTTTGGTACCTGCTGTGATAACCATTGGGTTGATCCTTGGTGGGTTTTTGGCTTCTGGTGGTTTTGGAGCTACtgcttcttttgttttctactGGATGTACAGATATGTCACCGGGAAACACCCCATTGGAGCAACCAAGATCGATTACGCGAGGGATAAGATTGCACATGCGGCAAATGATGTAAAAGAGAAGGCGGAGCAGTTGGGGCACCAAGCACAGCAGCAGATTAAGAGTTGA